A portion of the Micromonospora vinacea genome contains these proteins:
- the cobN gene encoding cobaltochelatase subunit CobN, whose product MRILLLSTADTDLLAARASGADYRLANPARVTVEEVPALLDGVALVVVRLLGGRQAWSDGLAAVLATGVPTVVLGGEALPDAELMAVSTVPSGVVTQALAYLVEGGPDNLGQLARFLSDTVLLTGEGFAPPAPTPAYGVHGEHPADPDRPTVGIVFYRAHALAGNTDFVDVLADAVHKAGGNPLPIFCGSLRGLTAGAGPLGLFARCDALLVTVLAAGGAVAADASGGGDEDAWDVGALAALDVPVIQALCLTSTRAQWADSDAGLSPLDAAMQVAIPEFDGRIVTVPFSFKQIDADGLSVYAADAERAARVAGIAVRHARLRYVPHADKRVAVVLSSYPTKHSRVGNAVGLDTPASAVRLFAALAEAGYDLGDTPPPDDGDALIHALIAAGGHDVEWLTPEQLAAAEARIPGPTYRRWFDQVPAELRERMREHWGEPPGELYTEGGDIVLAGLRFGNVVLLIQPPRGFGENPIAIYHDPDLPPSHHYLAAYRWLTAPVADGGFGADAVVHLGKHGTLEWLPGKGLGLAADCAPDAVLGDLPLVYPFIVNDPGEGTQAKRRAHAVVVDHLVPPMARAETYGDLAKLEQLLDEYATVQALDPAKVPTVRAQIWDLVRAAELHHDLHAEAMPDADDFDDFVLHLDGYLCEVKDVQIRDGLHILADAPTGEPRVNLVLAVLRAPQIWGGARALPGLRQALAVAYGLDEQELLASPGQRLALPAALTDVVEGPAGTAADAIDLIEALARRLVVGMETLGWAVDTVDAVVTEVTGRSIPDVAAVLHFAATELVPRLDRTTDELTHTLGALDGRFVPPGPSGSPTRGLVNVLPTGRNFYSVDPKAIPSRNAWDVGVALADSLLARHLADTGGYPRSVGLTVWGTSAMRTQGDDIAEVLALLGCRPVWDDRSRRVTGIEVVPTAELGRPRVDVTVRISGFFRDAFPHVVALLDDAVRRVAALDEPDEENYLRAHVAADLAEHGDERRATARIFGSKPGAYGAGLLPLIDARTWRSDADLAEVYAVWGGYAYGRGLDGREARADMERSFARIAVAVKNQDTREHDIVDSDDYFQYHGGMVAMVRHLTGTSPQAYVGDSAMPHDVRTRTLGEETRRVFRARVVNPKWIAAMRRHGYKGAFELAATVDYLFGYDATAGVVDDWMYEHLAAAYLFDETTREFLEQSNPWALRGITERLLEAADRGLWAKPEPATLDRLRDTYLASEGDLEDRV is encoded by the coding sequence GTGCGCATCCTGCTGCTGTCCACCGCCGACACCGACCTGCTGGCCGCCCGCGCCAGCGGCGCCGACTACCGGTTGGCCAACCCCGCGCGGGTCACCGTCGAGGAGGTGCCCGCCCTGCTCGACGGGGTCGCCCTCGTCGTCGTACGCCTGCTCGGCGGTCGGCAGGCCTGGTCGGACGGCCTCGCCGCGGTGCTCGCCACCGGCGTGCCGACGGTCGTGCTCGGCGGTGAGGCGCTACCCGACGCGGAGCTGATGGCCGTCTCCACAGTGCCGTCCGGGGTCGTCACCCAGGCACTGGCCTACCTGGTGGAGGGCGGCCCTGACAACCTGGGGCAGTTGGCCCGGTTCCTGTCCGACACGGTGCTGCTCACCGGCGAGGGGTTCGCCCCGCCCGCGCCCACCCCGGCGTACGGCGTGCACGGCGAACACCCCGCCGACCCGGACCGGCCCACAGTGGGGATCGTCTTCTACCGGGCGCACGCGCTCGCCGGCAACACCGACTTCGTCGACGTGCTCGCGGACGCGGTCCACAAAGCCGGCGGCAACCCCCTGCCGATCTTCTGCGGCTCGCTGCGCGGCCTGACCGCGGGTGCCGGCCCTCTCGGACTCTTCGCCCGCTGTGACGCGCTGCTGGTCACGGTGCTCGCGGCCGGCGGTGCGGTCGCCGCTGACGCCTCCGGTGGCGGCGACGAGGACGCCTGGGACGTCGGTGCACTGGCCGCCCTGGACGTGCCGGTCATCCAGGCACTCTGCCTCACCAGCACCCGCGCGCAGTGGGCCGACAGCGACGCCGGGCTGTCCCCGCTGGACGCCGCCATGCAGGTGGCCATCCCCGAGTTCGACGGCCGGATCGTCACAGTGCCGTTCTCGTTCAAGCAGATCGACGCCGACGGGCTGTCGGTCTACGCCGCCGACGCCGAGCGGGCCGCCCGGGTCGCCGGGATCGCGGTGCGCCACGCCCGACTGCGGTACGTGCCGCACGCCGACAAGCGGGTCGCCGTGGTGCTCAGCTCGTACCCCACCAAGCACTCCCGGGTCGGTAACGCCGTCGGGTTGGACACCCCGGCCTCGGCGGTCCGGCTGTTCGCCGCGCTGGCCGAGGCCGGCTACGACCTGGGTGACACGCCACCGCCCGACGACGGCGACGCGCTGATCCACGCGCTGATCGCCGCCGGTGGTCACGACGTGGAGTGGCTCACCCCGGAGCAGTTGGCCGCCGCCGAGGCCCGGATACCGGGGCCGACGTACCGGCGTTGGTTCGACCAGGTCCCGGCCGAGCTGCGCGAGCGGATGCGGGAGCACTGGGGTGAGCCGCCGGGCGAGCTGTACACCGAGGGCGGCGACATCGTGCTCGCCGGGCTGCGCTTCGGCAACGTGGTGCTGCTGATCCAACCGCCTCGCGGTTTCGGGGAGAACCCCATCGCCATCTACCACGACCCGGACCTGCCGCCCAGCCACCACTACCTGGCCGCGTACCGCTGGCTGACAGCGCCGGTCGCGGACGGCGGCTTCGGCGCGGACGCCGTGGTGCACCTGGGCAAGCACGGCACCCTGGAGTGGCTGCCCGGCAAGGGCCTCGGCCTGGCCGCCGACTGCGCGCCCGACGCGGTCCTCGGCGACCTGCCGCTGGTGTACCCGTTCATCGTCAACGACCCCGGCGAGGGCACCCAGGCCAAGCGGCGGGCGCACGCCGTGGTCGTCGACCACCTGGTCCCGCCGATGGCCCGCGCCGAGACCTACGGCGACCTGGCCAAACTGGAGCAACTGCTCGACGAGTACGCGACAGTGCAGGCCCTCGACCCGGCCAAGGTGCCCACCGTGCGCGCCCAGATCTGGGACCTGGTGCGCGCCGCCGAGCTGCACCACGACCTGCACGCCGAGGCCATGCCGGACGCGGACGACTTCGACGACTTCGTGCTGCACCTCGACGGGTACCTGTGCGAGGTCAAGGACGTGCAGATTCGCGACGGCCTGCACATCCTCGCCGACGCGCCCACCGGCGAGCCCCGGGTCAACCTGGTCCTGGCGGTGTTGCGCGCCCCGCAGATCTGGGGCGGCGCCCGGGCCCTGCCCGGCCTGCGCCAGGCCCTCGCCGTCGCATACGGGCTTGACGAGCAGGAACTGCTCGCGTCGCCGGGACAGCGGCTGGCGCTGCCCGCGGCGCTGACCGACGTGGTGGAGGGGCCGGCCGGCACCGCCGCCGACGCGATCGACCTGATCGAGGCCCTCGCGCGACGGCTGGTCGTTGGCATGGAGACGCTGGGCTGGGCCGTGGACACTGTCGACGCCGTGGTGACGGAGGTGACCGGTCGGTCGATTCCGGACGTGGCCGCGGTGCTGCACTTCGCCGCCACCGAGCTGGTGCCCCGACTGGACCGGACCACCGACGAGCTGACCCACACGCTCGGCGCGCTGGACGGGAGGTTCGTGCCGCCCGGCCCGTCTGGCTCACCCACCCGGGGCCTGGTCAACGTGCTGCCCACCGGCCGCAACTTCTACTCCGTCGACCCGAAGGCCATCCCGAGCCGCAACGCCTGGGACGTCGGCGTGGCCCTCGCCGACTCGCTGCTGGCCCGGCACCTCGCCGACACCGGCGGGTACCCCCGCTCGGTGGGGTTGACCGTCTGGGGCACCAGCGCCATGCGCACCCAGGGCGACGACATCGCCGAGGTGCTCGCGCTGCTGGGCTGCCGACCGGTCTGGGACGACCGGTCCCGGCGGGTCACCGGCATCGAGGTGGTGCCGACCGCCGAGCTGGGCCGGCCCCGCGTCGACGTCACAGTGCGCATCTCCGGTTTCTTCCGCGACGCGTTCCCGCACGTCGTGGCGCTGCTCGACGACGCCGTCCGGCGGGTCGCCGCCCTCGATGAGCCGGACGAGGAGAACTACCTGCGGGCGCACGTCGCCGCCGACCTCGCCGAGCACGGCGACGAGCGGCGGGCCACCGCCCGGATCTTCGGCTCCAAGCCCGGCGCGTACGGCGCGGGGCTGCTGCCCCTGATCGACGCCCGGACCTGGCGCAGCGACGCCGATTTGGCCGAGGTGTACGCGGTGTGGGGCGGCTACGCGTACGGCCGGGGCCTGGACGGGCGGGAGGCGCGCGCCGACATGGAGCGTTCCTTCGCCCGGATCGCGGTGGCGGTGAAGAACCAGGACACCCGCGAGCACGACATCGTCGACTCCGACGATTACTTCCAGTACCACGGCGGGATGGTGGCGATGGTCCGCCACCTCACCGGCACGTCACCGCAGGCGTACGTGGGTGACTCGGCGATGCCGCACGACGTGCGCACCCGCACGCTGGGTGAGGAGACCCGGCGGGTGTTCCGGGCCCGGGTGGTCAACCCGAAGTGGATCGCCGCGATGCGCCGGCACGGCTACAAGGGCGCGTTCGAGCTGGCGGCCACAGTGGACTACCTGTTCGGCTACGACGCCACCGCCGGTGTCGTCGACGACTGGATGTACGAGCACCTGGCCGCCGCGTACCTCTTCGACGAGACCACCCGGGAGTTCCTGGAGCAGTCCAACCCGTGGGCGCTGCGCGGCATCACGGAGCGGCTGTTGGAGGCCGCCGACCGGGGGCTGTGGGCCAAGCCGGAACCGGCCACCCTCGACCGGCTGCGCGACACGTACCTGGCCAGTGAGGGTGACCTGGAGGACCGGGTGTGA
- the ileS gene encoding isoleucine--tRNA ligase codes for MPDGPSKSPFVPLPTKIDLGGMDRAVIEWWQTNNVFNRSLEQTADGPPWVFYEGPPTANGTPGTHHIEARVFKDLFPRYRTMRGFSVPRRAGWDCHGLPVELAVEKELGLSGKPDIEKLGVAEFNARCRTSVLRHVDEFVQLSERMGYWIDLEHPYQTMSAEYVDSVWWSLKQIHDGGRLVEDFRVAPYCTRDGTTLSDHEVAQGYETVTDPSVYVRFPVRGAVAGHSGVDLLIWTTTPWTLVSNTAVAVHPTVTYALARTEQGTFVVAEPLTRRVLGDEAEILATVPGSALEGLRYERPFDLVDIPDAHRVVLAEYVTTEDGTGLVHQAPAFGADDLAVCRAYGLPLVNPVAPNGRFNDGIDLVGGVFFKDADALLIDRLRTSGRLFRHEPFEHPYPHCWRCHTPLMYYAQPSWYIRTTEVRDELTRENENTNWFPEHIKHGRYGDWLKNNIDWAVSRSRYWGTPLPLWRCPDNHVTAVGSRAELGVLAGADLSELDPHRPYVDEITVACPDCGQVATRVPEVIDAWYDSGAMPFASVGYPHVPGSREIFERTYPAQYICEAIDQTRGWFYTLMAVGTLVFDRSPYENVVCLGHILAEDGRKMSKHLGNILLPIPLMDTHGADAVRWFMACSGSPWSPRRIGPGPLDEIVRKVLMTYWNTAAFFSLYAANSTWAPHLAQPVAQRPVLDRWIAGEVHALAAAVDERMQNYDTARAGRLLADFIDDLSNWYVRRSRQRFWEGDPDALTTLYECLDILTRLLAPFIPFVTEEVWQQVVRRGSASAPESVHLATWPTPDTTVISTELSAQVAMARALAEAGRSARKASSLRIRQPLSRALVGLPAGTVLPQALLDDIGDELNVKVLQPLDPQSGVIDVQVKANFRTLGRRFGNRTQHVAKAIAAVAPRDLVDGLRANGTYPLSVDGAQVEVGLDDILITEVPRSGWVVESQRGVTIALDTEITPELAAEGVARDVVRIIQQARRDADFEVSDRITVSIAASADVAAAISTHQKLIAHETLALQLTVADALSEGFSGTVGDGQEIVVHVVRA; via the coding sequence GTGCCGGACGGTCCATCGAAGTCGCCATTCGTGCCACTGCCCACCAAGATCGACCTCGGCGGGATGGACCGTGCGGTCATCGAGTGGTGGCAGACCAACAACGTCTTCAACCGGAGTCTGGAGCAGACGGCCGACGGTCCGCCGTGGGTGTTCTACGAGGGGCCGCCGACCGCCAACGGCACGCCGGGCACCCACCACATCGAGGCGAGGGTCTTCAAGGACCTCTTTCCCCGATACCGGACGATGCGGGGCTTCTCGGTGCCGCGCCGTGCCGGGTGGGACTGCCACGGCCTGCCGGTTGAGCTCGCTGTGGAGAAGGAACTGGGGCTGAGTGGCAAGCCCGACATCGAAAAACTGGGCGTCGCGGAGTTCAACGCCCGGTGCCGCACCTCGGTGCTGCGGCATGTGGACGAGTTCGTCCAGCTCAGCGAACGTATGGGTTACTGGATCGACCTGGAGCACCCGTACCAGACCATGTCCGCAGAATACGTGGACAGCGTCTGGTGGTCACTGAAGCAGATCCACGACGGCGGGCGTCTGGTGGAGGACTTCCGAGTCGCGCCGTACTGCACCCGCGACGGCACGACCCTCTCCGACCACGAGGTGGCGCAGGGGTACGAGACCGTCACCGACCCCTCCGTGTACGTGCGGTTTCCGGTGCGCGGGGCGGTAGCCGGACACAGCGGTGTCGACCTGCTGATCTGGACCACCACCCCGTGGACCCTGGTGTCCAACACCGCCGTCGCCGTACACCCCACCGTGACGTACGCCCTCGCCCGCACCGAGCAGGGCACGTTCGTCGTCGCCGAACCGCTGACCCGGCGGGTCCTCGGCGACGAGGCGGAGATCCTGGCGACCGTACCGGGGTCGGCCCTCGAGGGTTTGCGGTACGAGCGGCCGTTCGACCTGGTGGACATCCCGGACGCGCACCGGGTGGTCCTCGCGGAGTACGTCACGACCGAGGACGGCACCGGCCTGGTGCACCAGGCGCCGGCCTTCGGCGCGGACGACCTCGCCGTCTGCCGCGCCTACGGGTTGCCGCTGGTCAACCCGGTCGCCCCGAACGGGCGGTTCAACGACGGCATCGACCTGGTCGGTGGGGTGTTCTTCAAGGACGCCGACGCGTTGCTCATCGACCGTCTCCGGACGTCTGGCCGGTTGTTCCGGCACGAACCGTTCGAGCACCCCTACCCGCATTGCTGGCGGTGCCACACCCCGCTGATGTACTACGCGCAGCCATCCTGGTACATCCGGACGACCGAGGTCCGTGACGAACTGACGCGGGAGAACGAGAACACCAACTGGTTCCCGGAGCACATCAAACACGGCCGCTACGGCGACTGGCTGAAGAACAACATCGACTGGGCGGTGTCCCGCTCCCGGTACTGGGGCACCCCGCTGCCGCTGTGGCGATGCCCGGACAACCACGTGACAGCTGTCGGTTCCCGTGCGGAGCTCGGAGTGCTGGCCGGCGCCGACCTGTCCGAGCTGGATCCGCACCGCCCGTACGTCGACGAGATCACCGTCGCCTGCCCGGACTGCGGTCAGGTCGCCACCCGGGTCCCCGAGGTGATCGACGCCTGGTACGACTCGGGAGCGATGCCGTTCGCGTCGGTGGGCTACCCCCACGTGCCGGGTAGCAGGGAGATCTTCGAGCGCACCTACCCGGCCCAGTACATCTGCGAGGCGATCGATCAGACGCGGGGGTGGTTCTACACGCTGATGGCGGTGGGCACGCTGGTCTTCGACCGGTCCCCGTACGAGAACGTCGTCTGCCTCGGGCACATCCTGGCGGAGGACGGCCGCAAGATGAGCAAACACCTGGGCAACATCCTGCTGCCGATCCCGTTGATGGACACCCACGGCGCCGACGCGGTGCGCTGGTTCATGGCGTGCTCCGGCTCACCGTGGTCGCCGCGCCGGATCGGGCCCGGCCCGCTCGACGAGATCGTCCGCAAGGTGTTGATGACCTACTGGAACACCGCGGCGTTCTTCTCCCTCTACGCGGCGAACTCGACGTGGGCGCCGCATCTGGCGCAGCCGGTCGCCCAGCGACCGGTGTTGGACCGGTGGATCGCCGGCGAGGTCCACGCCCTCGCGGCAGCCGTTGACGAACGGATGCAGAACTACGACACGGCGCGCGCCGGCCGACTGCTCGCCGACTTCATCGACGACCTGTCGAACTGGTACGTACGGCGGTCGCGGCAGCGTTTCTGGGAGGGCGACCCCGATGCGCTCACCACCCTGTACGAGTGCCTCGACATCCTCACGCGGCTGCTCGCGCCGTTCATTCCCTTCGTGACGGAGGAGGTGTGGCAGCAGGTCGTCCGGCGGGGGTCCGCGTCGGCTCCGGAGTCGGTGCACCTGGCGACCTGGCCGACACCCGACACCACGGTGATCAGCACTGAGTTGTCGGCCCAGGTGGCCATGGCGCGGGCGTTGGCTGAGGCGGGCCGGTCCGCGCGTAAGGCGAGTAGCTTGCGGATCCGTCAGCCGTTGAGCCGGGCGCTCGTGGGGCTGCCGGCCGGCACGGTTCTCCCGCAGGCGTTGCTGGACGACATCGGCGACGAGTTGAACGTGAAGGTCCTCCAGCCGCTCGATCCGCAGAGCGGGGTCATCGACGTGCAGGTCAAGGCGAACTTCCGGACCCTGGGCCGCCGGTTCGGCAACCGCACCCAGCACGTCGCGAAGGCCATCGCCGCCGTGGCCCCCCGGGACCTGGTCGACGGCCTCCGGGCGAACGGGACGTACCCGCTGTCGGTCGACGGTGCGCAGGTCGAGGTGGGCCTGGACGACATCCTGATCACGGAGGTGCCGCGCAGCGGTTGGGTAGTGGAGTCCCAGCGCGGCGTGACGATCGCGTTGGACACCGAGATCACCCCCGAACTGGCAGCCGAGGGCGTCGCACGCGACGTCGTACGGATCATCCAGCAGGCCCGCCGCGACGCAGACTTCGAGGTCTCCGACCGGATCACGGTGTCGATCGCCGCCTCCGCTGACGTCGCGGCGGCGATCTCCACGCATCAGAAGCTCATCGCGCACGAGACCCTCGCGCTCCAGTTGACGGTTGCGGACGCGTTGTCGGAGGGGTTCTCCGGCACTGTGGGCGACGGTCAGGAGATTGTGGTGCACGTCGTGCGGGCCTGA
- a CDS encoding MBL fold metallo-hydrolase has product MVAPQFHHLAGRVWLCPGDPDPEAVQAGVAVVADERGSVMIDAGQSPAHAGDIQAALAAAGLPEPRWLVYTHHHWDHVWGACAWPGVEIVGHETAVSLLRAEATRPWSHHYLQEQVRADPRLRPSFRARARAMASWEGFAILPPTRTFTDVDELPVGVRLRHVGGGHAPDSTVVLVPDSGVMLLGDCFYPPPAHLRRPEDGLDLDLVRRLLDDTYHWYVSSHAEPMTLEQARSAVEAA; this is encoded by the coding sequence ATGGTCGCCCCGCAGTTCCACCACCTCGCCGGTCGGGTCTGGCTCTGTCCGGGCGATCCGGACCCGGAGGCGGTCCAGGCCGGCGTCGCCGTCGTCGCCGACGAACGCGGCAGTGTGATGATCGACGCCGGGCAGAGCCCCGCGCACGCCGGCGACATCCAGGCCGCGCTGGCCGCCGCCGGGCTACCCGAGCCGCGCTGGCTGGTCTACACCCACCATCACTGGGACCACGTGTGGGGCGCCTGCGCCTGGCCCGGGGTGGAGATCGTCGGGCACGAGACGGCCGTGTCGCTGCTGCGCGCCGAGGCCACCCGGCCGTGGAGCCACCACTACCTGCAGGAGCAGGTACGCGCCGATCCCCGCCTCCGCCCGAGCTTTCGGGCACGCGCGCGCGCCATGGCGTCCTGGGAGGGCTTCGCCATCCTGCCGCCGACCCGGACCTTCACCGACGTGGACGAGCTGCCGGTCGGGGTCCGGCTACGCCACGTCGGCGGGGGGCACGCGCCGGATTCGACAGTGGTGCTGGTGCCCGACTCGGGGGTCATGCTTCTGGGCGACTGCTTCTACCCGCCGCCGGCACATCTGCGCCGGCCGGAGGACGGCCTCGATCTCGACCTGGTCCGGCGGCTGCTGGACGACACCTACCACTGGTACGTCTCCAGTCACGCCGAGCCGATGACGCTCGAGCAGGCCCGCTCAGCCGTCGAGGCTGCCTGA
- a CDS encoding RNA polymerase sigma factor, whose translation MTVIRTEVFPLDDQALVIRARAGDLEAYNLLVARHTASAYRTAVLLGAGSDSEDVIQEAFVKAYRKLSRFRGDASFRSWLLTIVANETRNLHRSRGRRDGLVLRAAAADPASEIVEDDAVGAVLAGERRASLVQALRQLPVRDREVIVCRYFLDLTEEETVAALGWPRGTVKSRTSRALAKLRSLLDREEVRHG comes from the coding sequence ATGACAGTGATCCGAACGGAGGTCTTTCCCCTGGACGACCAGGCGCTCGTTATCCGCGCTCGGGCAGGTGACCTGGAGGCGTACAACCTCCTGGTCGCCCGGCACACCGCGTCCGCGTACCGGACGGCGGTGCTGCTCGGCGCGGGCTCGGACTCCGAGGACGTCATCCAGGAGGCGTTCGTGAAGGCGTACCGGAAGTTGTCCCGTTTTCGCGGCGACGCGTCCTTCCGATCGTGGCTGCTCACGATCGTCGCCAACGAAACCCGCAACCTGCACCGCTCCCGGGGCCGGCGGGACGGGCTCGTCCTGCGGGCGGCGGCAGCGGACCCGGCGTCCGAGATCGTCGAGGACGACGCGGTCGGCGCGGTCCTCGCCGGAGAGCGCCGGGCGTCGCTGGTGCAGGCGCTGCGGCAACTGCCGGTACGGGACCGCGAGGTGATCGTCTGCCGGTACTTCCTCGATCTCACCGAGGAGGAGACGGTGGCGGCTCTGGGCTGGCCCCGGGGCACTGTGAAGTCGCGTACCTCCCGGGCGTTGGCGAAGCTTCGCAGCCTGCTCGACCGTGAGGAGGTCCGGCATGGGTGA
- a CDS encoding magnesium chelatase subunit D family protein — protein sequence MSARSEPVLRAPQSRTKEGAVTIYPFSAVLGMADMRLALLLNAVSPAIGGVLVRGEKGTAKSTAVRALAALLPPVRRVAGCRFGCDPAEPDPACPDGPHPADAAAEIRPARLVELPVGAAEDRVVGALDLEKALGEGVRAFEPGLLAAAHRGVLYVDEVNLLHDHLVDLLLDAAAMGRSHVEREGVSVSHAARFLLVGTMNPEEGELRPQLLDRFGLTVEVGASRDPEIRVEVVRRRLAADADPVGFAARWADADAEIAGQVAAARRRLPGVRLPDAALRQIAEVCAAFDVDGMRADIVTARTALAHAAWHGRDRVTIDDVRVAARLALPHRRRRDPFDTPGLDEKRLDEALQRAQDAHPDDPDDDGPDGGPEDRGPDGGGPEGGGPAGGGGPAGGGGPNGGGPAGSGPQGSGDGADQGEPESVGHSTARDGTGPDGRADGPDRADGWPQHPTGERGDDDGWSQRSADDRGGDGRDARPRGGRESRAGDDDPTRGGESQPVAVPRGGLKARVLTAPGLGDGVPGRRSRARTGRGRTTGARVPAGRVGALHLPATIRAAAPHQAARGRLTGPLRLRRDDVREAVREGREGNLVLFVVDASGSMGARQRMATVKDAVLALLTDAYQRRDKVAVIAFRGAGARTLLPATSSVLAASTRLAELPTGGRTPLAEGLLAAADLLRVERLRDPKRRPLVLIVTDGRATAGTRPLDRAAAAAQVLVATNAPCVVVDCESGPIRLHLANRLATQLKAPRHQLEDLTHAHAPARGDLGTKRPLEGRLPSKISTGTTLTPDRSVA from the coding sequence GTGAGCGCGAGGAGTGAGCCGGTTTTGCGAGCCCCGCAGTCGCGAACGAAAGAAGGCGCAGTGACGATCTACCCGTTCAGTGCGGTGCTCGGCATGGCCGACATGCGGCTGGCGTTGCTGCTCAACGCGGTGTCCCCGGCGATCGGCGGGGTGCTGGTGCGCGGTGAGAAGGGGACCGCCAAGTCCACAGCGGTGCGGGCCCTCGCCGCTCTGCTTCCCCCGGTGCGCCGGGTGGCCGGCTGCCGCTTCGGCTGTGACCCGGCCGAACCCGACCCGGCCTGCCCGGACGGCCCGCACCCGGCCGACGCCGCCGCCGAGATCCGCCCGGCCCGTCTCGTCGAGCTGCCGGTGGGCGCCGCCGAGGACCGGGTGGTCGGGGCACTCGATCTGGAGAAGGCACTCGGCGAGGGGGTACGCGCCTTCGAGCCGGGCCTGCTGGCCGCCGCGCACCGGGGGGTGCTCTACGTCGACGAGGTCAACCTGCTGCACGACCACCTCGTCGACCTGCTGCTCGACGCCGCGGCGATGGGTCGCAGCCACGTGGAGCGGGAGGGCGTCTCGGTCAGCCACGCGGCCCGGTTCCTGTTGGTCGGCACGATGAACCCGGAGGAGGGCGAGCTGCGCCCGCAGTTGCTCGACCGGTTCGGGCTGACAGTGGAGGTGGGCGCTAGCAGGGACCCGGAGATCCGGGTCGAGGTGGTCCGCCGCCGGCTGGCCGCCGACGCGGACCCGGTCGGCTTCGCCGCCCGCTGGGCCGACGCCGACGCGGAGATCGCCGGCCAGGTGGCCGCCGCCCGCCGCCGACTTCCCGGGGTACGACTGCCGGACGCCGCGTTGCGGCAGATCGCCGAGGTGTGCGCGGCGTTCGACGTGGACGGGATGCGGGCCGACATCGTCACCGCCCGTACCGCCCTCGCCCACGCTGCCTGGCACGGCCGGGACCGGGTCACCATCGACGACGTCCGGGTGGCCGCCCGGTTGGCCCTGCCGCACCGCCGCCGCCGCGACCCGTTCGACACCCCGGGATTGGACGAGAAGCGCCTCGACGAGGCGTTGCAGCGCGCCCAGGACGCCCACCCCGACGACCCGGACGACGACGGCCCCGACGGCGGCCCCGAGGATCGTGGTCCGGACGGCGGCGGCCCGGAGGGTGGCGGCCCGGCCGGCGGTGGCGGCCCGGCCGGCGGTGGCGGCCCGAACGGGGGCGGCCCGGCCGGCAGTGGCCCGCAGGGCAGTGGCGATGGCGCCGACCAGGGCGAACCCGAGTCGGTCGGGCACTCGACGGCTCGGGACGGCACCGGCCCGGACGGGCGTGCCGACGGGCCGGACCGTGCCGACGGCTGGCCGCAGCACCCGACGGGCGAGCGGGGCGACGACGACGGCTGGTCGCAGCGCTCGGCGGACGATCGGGGTGGTGACGGCCGGGACGCGCGCCCGCGCGGTGGCCGGGAATCGCGGGCGGGTGACGACGACCCGACCCGCGGCGGCGAGTCCCAGCCGGTGGCCGTACCCCGGGGTGGGCTGAAGGCGCGGGTGCTGACCGCGCCGGGCCTGGGAGACGGAGTGCCGGGCCGACGGTCGCGGGCCCGCACCGGGCGGGGCCGCACCACCGGGGCAAGGGTGCCGGCGGGCCGGGTCGGCGCACTGCACCTGCCGGCCACGATCCGCGCCGCCGCGCCGCACCAGGCGGCCCGGGGCCGGCTCACCGGTCCGCTGCGACTGCGCCGGGACGACGTCCGCGAGGCGGTTCGCGAGGGGCGCGAGGGCAACCTGGTGCTGTTCGTGGTGGATGCGAGCGGCTCGATGGGCGCCCGGCAGCGGATGGCCACGGTGAAGGACGCGGTGCTCGCCCTGCTCACCGACGCGTACCAGCGGCGGGACAAGGTCGCCGTGATCGCGTTCCGGGGTGCCGGTGCCCGGACCCTGCTGCCGGCGACCTCGTCGGTGCTGGCCGCCTCGACCCGGCTGGCCGAGTTGCCCACCGGCGGGCGTACGCCGCTGGCCGAGGGCCTGCTCGCCGCCGCGGACCTGTTGCGGGTGGAGCGCCTGCGGGACCCGAAGCGCCGCCCATTGGTTCTCATCGTCACCGACGGTCGGGCCACCGCCGGCACCCGCCCGCTCGACCGGGCGGCAGCAGCCGCACAGGTCCTGGTCGCGACGAACGCCCCCTGCGTCGTTGTGGACTGCGAATCCGGCCCGATCCGCCTGCACCTGGCGAACCGCCTGGCCACCCAGCTAAAAGCCCCCCGTCACCAACTAGAAGACCTCACCCACGCCCACGCCCCCGCCCGAGGAGATCTTGGAACGAAACGGCCCCTGGAAGGGCGGCTTCCTTCCAAGATCTCGACCGGCACCACCCTCACGCCCGACAGGAGCGTTGCCTGA